The Acropora palmata chromosome 10, jaAcrPala1.3, whole genome shotgun sequence genome contains a region encoding:
- the LOC141894140 gene encoding histone deacetylase 1-like, giving the protein MAYTTPGGKKRVCYYYDGDIGNYYYGQGHPMKPHRIRMTHNLLLNYGLYRKMEIYRPHKANMDEMTKYHSDDYIKFLKTIRPDNISEYSKQMQRFNVGEDCPVFDGLFEFCQLSTGGSIAGAVKLNKQQTDVAINWAGGLHHAKKSEASGFCYVNDIVLAILELLKYHQRVLYIDIDIHHGDGVEEAFYTTDRVMTVSFHKYGEYFPGTGDLRDIGAGKGKYYAVNFPLRDGIDDESYEQIFNPVVSKVMEVYKPNAVVLQCGADSLAGDRLGCFNLSLKGHAQCVNFVKKFNLPLLILGGGGYTIRNVARCWTFETAVALDSDIANELPYNDYFEYFGPDFKLHISPSNMANQNTNDYLEKIKQRLFENLRMLPHAPGVQMHPIPDDAPVVEESDNEDEDMPVESEKRISMRMSDKHISNPEEYSDSEDEGDNRRDIHVAKEGNKGKRRKVAATPVEQMVTNGVGNYEDSKSLSLSNDISSSKNSSSPVEEKEKPKNTVDVPKESSPQTVASSTAESSTEPPPEQEASRKSPESVEGSVSVKVEKEELMEVQESVAPANFDGDASSNTDKPGISGSVKSNSPKPTEEEKNEKTPQSTESGTEAEKDIETKMEH; this is encoded by the exons ATGGCGTACACTACTCCTGGTGGAAAGAAAAgagtttgttattattacgATG GTGACATCGGGAACTACTACTATGGTCAAGGCCATCCGATGAAACCGCATCGAATAAGAATGACCCATAACTTGCTTTTGAACTATGGTCTGTACAGGAAAATGGAGATCTAC cGTCCACACAAGGCAAACATGGATGAAATGACTAAATATCACTCAGATGATTACATCAAGTTCCTAAAGACAATTCGACCGGACAATATTTCGGAATATTCAAAGCAAATGCAAAGAT TCAATGTTGGAGAGGATTGCCCAGTATTTGATGGCTTGTTTGAATTCTGTCAGTTATCAACTGGTGGTTCCATTG CGGGAGCAGTAAAACTTAATAAACAACAGACAGATGTTGCCATCAACTGGGCTGGTGGTTTGCATCATGCTAAGAAATCTGAAGCGTCAGGATTCTGCTATGTTAATGACATTGTTCTGGCCATTCTTGAGTTGTTGAA GTACCATCAGCGTGTTTTGTACATTGATATTGACATTCACCATGGTGATGGTGTGGAGGAGGCATTCTATACCACAGATCGTGTCATGACAGTGTCGTTCCATAAATATGGTGAATATTTTCCTGGAACTGGTGATTTAAGG gATATTGGAGCTgggaaaggaaaatattatgCTGTCAATTTTCCTCTCAGAGATGGAATTGATGATGAATCGTatgaacaaattttcaatcct GTTGTTTCCAAGGTTATGGAAGTGTACAAGCCAAACGCAGTTGTGCTTCAGTGTGGTGCTGACTCTTTGGCCGGTGATAGACTTGGTTGCTTTAATCTTTCACTGAAAG GTCATGCTCAATGTGTCAATTTTGTGAAGAAGTTCAACCTTCCTCTTCTCATTCTTGGTGGCGGTGGTTATACGATAAGAAATGTGGCAAGATGCTGGACGTTTGAGACAGCTGTTGCCTTGGACTCAGATATTGCAAATG AACTTCCTTACAACGATTACTTTGAATACTTTGGACCAGACTTCAAACTACACATCAGTCCATCAAACATGGCAAACCAAAACACCAATGATTACTTGGAGAAAATCAA ACAAAGATTATTTGAGAATCTACGTATGTTGCCCCATGCACCTGGAGTTCAGATGCATC CAATACCTGATGACGCACCTGTAGTGGAAGAAAGTGACAATGAAGATGAAGACATGCCTGTGGAATCTGAGAAGAGGATTTCAA TGCGCATGTCAGATAAACACATATCTAATCCAGAAGAATATTCTGACTCAGAAGATGAAGGAGATAATAGAAGAGATATACATGTTGCTAAGGAAGGAAACAAGGGCAAAAGACGGAAAGTAGCAGCTACTCCAGTGGAACAGATGGTCACAAATGGAGTGGGAAATTATGAGGATAGTAAGTCTTTGAGCCTATCCAATGATATCTCATCTTCAAAAAATAGCTCATCACCTGTcgaggaaaaggaaaaacccAAAAACACAGTTGACGTTCCCAAGGAAAGCTCTCCGCAGACTGTGGCCAGTAGCACTGCAGAGAGTTCAACAGAACCACCCCCTGAGCAGGAAGCAAGTAGGAAAAG CCCTGAGTCTGTAGAAGGTTCAGTTTCAGTAAAAGtagaaaaagaagaacttaTGGAAGTTCAAGAATCTGTGGCTCCTGCAAACTTTGATGG TGATGCATCATCGAACACAGACAAACCAGGCATCTCTGGCTCAG TTAAAAGTAATTCTCCCAAGCCaacagaagaagaaaagaatgaaaaaactcCTCAATCCACAGAAAGTGGAACAGAAGCTGAGAAAGACATCGAAACCAAGATGGAACACTGA
- the LOC141894473 gene encoding eukaryotic translation initiation factor 4H-like isoform X1: MADDFESRKSSGWSGGFYDNFGDPPRDYGGSYGGGRRRGGGDRGDRGYRDHRDRNTKPFPTEPPFTAFVGGLPPETVQGDLDAIFDEIRDNIRSIRLVRDKETDKFKGFCYVEFEDAASLKEALNYDGAQLGDQRRTLRVDIADGRREGGRGGGRGGGRGRGSHSQGGYGDRDGKYGGGNYNWGNRGGGDNWNSSGGGNWGGREDSWGGRDEGSRRGGRYGGSAGGGNRGGYGGERRGPPRHEEFREPSAEELASRPRLKLKPRTVKDPVNEVASSIQQMTIFGGAKPRDEKVVKPKEGGNEGDQS, from the exons ATGGCGGACGACTTTGAATCAAGGAAGAGTAGTGGATGGTCTGGAGGATTTTACGACAATTTCGGCGATCCTCCAAG GGATTACGGTGGGTCATATGGTGGAGGAAGACGGCGTGGTGGTGGTGATCGCGGCGATCGAGGGTATCGCGATCATCGCGATCGCAATACAAAACCCTTCCCAACAGAACCACCCTTTACTGCTTTTGTGGGAGGACTACCACCGGAGACAGTCCAGGGAGACTTAGATGCCATCTTCGATGAAATACGG GATAACATCAGAAGTATCCGCCTTGTTAGAGACAAGGAAACTGACAAATTTAAAG GGTTTTGTTATGTTGAATTTGAAGATGCTGCATCACTTAAAGAAGCATTGAATTATGATGGTGCA CAACTAGGAGATCAGAGAAGGACTTTAAGAGTTGATATAGCTGATGGACGACGAGAAGGTGGCCGTGGTGGTGGCAGAGGTGGAGGAAGAGGCCGAGGTAGTCATTCTCAAG GGGGGTATGGTGATAGAGATGGAAAATATGGAG GTGGTAATTATAACTGGGGTAACAGAGGAGGAGGTGATAATTGGAACAGCAGCGGTGGAGGAAACTGGGGTGGCAGAGAAGACAGCTGGGGTGGAAGGGATGAAGGTAgcagaagaggaggaagatATGGAGGCAGTGCTGGTGGGGGCAACAGAGGTGGGTATGGAGGAGAGAGAAGAGGTCCACCACGACATGAGGAGTTTAGAGAGCCATCTGCAG AGGAACTTGCAAGCAGGCCAAGATTAAAACTCAAACCACGGACAGTAAAAGATCCAGTCAATGAAGTTGCCTCCAGCATACAACAAATGACAATATTTGGTGGGGCAAAACCCCGGGATGAAAAAGTTGTGAAACCGAAAGAAGGTGGCAATGAAGGTGACCAATCATGA
- the LOC141894138 gene encoding LON peptidase N-terminal domain and RING finger protein 1-like isoform X2 — translation MAKLLEAGGISKNSDIQSFVKSLMEQGECFARSGRLDLSFRSFSNAFRLGEVPKECISSLVEACLEFQRTKLSREKREERSSVGDLGESEVFSCLLCNCVFMKPVTLSCGHTFCEVCLSEEKSFNGFVECCKCGNAVADNIAFSLNVLVMNAVQKWLPNEFQKQEKKLRGMNYFIMNDLKSAIDSFSGVLSKSSNDFHCLSWRSDAFLRLRQLELALRDIDQACRLHPRSAKSFYRKAVILAKFAEKEGILSTRHEESVIALLRCYSLVPNSHRYRQEFTESLHQLLRPKFTNISRTMSVLKQNHSGGSEFPHTPILSGLDLPHDNTSANCGKAKGPVSNKRIQKITDSKTFSTSSQNDKRGMEKAATSISNTGKSEIKKDVIHLTEVEDFECKLCYNLLFQPITTVCGHTFCRECLERSLDHKDECPCCRMKLSQYLAGSLKMEVTDVLQQVLMKHFPADYHERSKMFEEKINALSSVGNGQNPQVPIFVCTLAFPKVPCPLHIFEPRYRLMLRRCMESGSKQFGMCVESEDPSKGFADYGTILNVQMVNFLPDGRSIVHTIGGRRFHVISRGMVDGYHTAAVEWVQDERVDDEEELKQLIQLNRMGHQLLQMWFSRMSAQQRQCITNAVGPVPAFDENLHLLNNGPDWVWWTLAALPLQNRAKLIILGMKSMGERLQSVIRFLQLMLSTKLD, via the exons ATGGCTAAACTCTTGGAAGCAGGAGGAATTTCAAAGAACAGTGATATACAAAGTTTTGTTAAGTCACTTATGGAGCAAGGAGAGTGCTTTGCAAGGTCGGGGAGATTAGATTTGTCTTTTCGCTCCTTCTCTAATGCGTTTCGCCTCGGAGAAGTTCCGAAAGAGTGTATCTCCTCGTTGGTGGAGGCATGTTTAGAGTTTCAAAGAACTAAACTTAGCAGGGAGAAGAGAGAAGAACGTTCAAGTGTTGGCGATCTCGGTGAAAGTGAAGTATTCTCTTGTTTGTTATGTAACTGTGTCTTCATGAAGCCGGTTACCCTCTCTTGTGGTCACACATTTTGTGAAGTTTGTCTATCAGAAGAAAAGTCCTTTAATGGATTTGTTGAGTGCTGTAAATGTGGAAATGCTGTGGCCGATAATATAGCGTTTTCTCTTAATGTACTTGTTATGAATGCCGTCCAGAAATGGCTGCCAAACGAATTCCAGAAACAGGAGAAAAAACTCCGAGGAATGAACTATTTTATTATGAACGACTTAAAATCAGCAATCGATTCTTTCTCTGGAGTCCTGTCTAAATCTTCTAACGACTTCCATTGTCTCAGTTGGCGATCTGATGCGTTTTTGCGATTGAGACAATTAGAATTGGCTCTTCGAGATATTGATCAAGCCTGCCGGCTGCATCCTCGTTCAGCGAAATCTTTTTACCGTAAGGCAGTTATTTTGGCTAAGTTTGCCGAAAAAGAAGGAATTCTTTCAACCAGACACGAGGAGAGTGTTATAGCATTACTTCGCTGTTATTCGTTGGTTCCCAATAGTCATCGATATCGCCAGGAGTTTACGGAAAGCTTACATCAGCTGTTGCGTCCAAAATTCACAAACATAAGCAGAACTATGTcagttttgaaacaaaaccaCAGCGGAGGAAGTGAGTTCCCACATACACCAATTTTATCAGGGTTGGATTTACCTCACGATAACACATCAGCCAATTGCGGCAAGGCGAAAGGACCTGTCTCAAATAAGCGAATCCAAAAGATAACTGATTCCAAAACTTTCTCTACATCGTCTCAGAATGATAAAAGGGGTATGGAAAAAGCTGCAACAAGTATATCCAACACCGGCAAAAGCGAAATTAAGAAGGATGTCATTCACCTGACAGAAGTGGAAGATTTCGAATGTAAACTTTGCTACAATTTACTTTTCCAACCGATCACGACTGTTTGCGGGCACACATTTTGCCGAGAATGTCTGGAGCGGTCATTGGATCACAAAGACGAGTGTCCTTGTTGCAGAATGAAGCTGAGCCAGTATCTCGCGGGGTCCCTTAAAATGGAAGTCACAGACGTCTTGCAACAAGTGTTGATGAAGCATTTCCCTGCCGATTATCACGAAAGATCGAAAAtgtttgaggaaaaaataaacgCTCTTTCAAG TGTGGGAAATGGACAAAATCCACAAGTGcctatttttgtgtgtacatTGGCTTTTCCGAAAGTTCCATGTCCTCTTCACATTTTTGAGCCTCGTTACCGTTTGATGTTACGAAGATGTATGGAGTCAGGTTCAAAGCAGTTTGGTATGTGTGTAGAAAGTGAAGATCCTTCAAAGGGCTTTGCTGACTATGGCACAATATTGAATGTACAAATGGTGAATTTCCTTCCCGATGGGCGCTCCATTGTGCACACAATAGGCGGCCGAAGATTCCATGTTATTTCAAGGGGGATGGTAGATGGCTACCACACCGCAGCTGTTGAGTGGGTGCAAGATGAGCGTGTCGATGATGAAGAAGAACTGAAACAGTTGATTCAACTCAACAGAATGGGACATCAACTACTACAGATGTGGTTTAGTAGAATGAGTGCACAGCAGCGTCAGTGTATCACAAATGCTGTGGGACCTGTGCCAGCTTTTGATGAGAATCTTCATTTGTTAAACAATGGCCCTGATTGGGTGTGGTGGACTCTTGCGGCCCTTCCACTTCAAAACAGAGCCAAGTTGATCATATTAGGAATGAAGTCCATGGGGGAACGTTTGCAGAGTGTCATTAGATTCTTACAGTTGATGCTCTCGACCAAACTGGACTAA
- the LOC141894473 gene encoding eukaryotic translation initiation factor 4H-like isoform X3 has product MADDFESRKSSGWSGGFYDNFGDPPRDYGGSYGGGRRRGGGDRGDRGYRDHRDRNTKPFPTEPPFTAFVGGLPPETVQGDLDAIFDEIRDNIRSIRLVRDKETDKFKGFCYVEFEDAASLKEALNYDGAQLGDQRRTLRVDIADGRREGGRGGGRGGGRGRGGYGDRDGKYGGGNYNWGNRGGGDNWNSSGGGNWGGREDSWGGRDEGSRRGGRYGGSAGGGNRGGYGGERRGPPRHEEFREPSAEELASRPRLKLKPRTVKDPVNEVASSIQQMTIFGGAKPRDEKVVKPKEGGNEGDQS; this is encoded by the exons ATGGCGGACGACTTTGAATCAAGGAAGAGTAGTGGATGGTCTGGAGGATTTTACGACAATTTCGGCGATCCTCCAAG GGATTACGGTGGGTCATATGGTGGAGGAAGACGGCGTGGTGGTGGTGATCGCGGCGATCGAGGGTATCGCGATCATCGCGATCGCAATACAAAACCCTTCCCAACAGAACCACCCTTTACTGCTTTTGTGGGAGGACTACCACCGGAGACAGTCCAGGGAGACTTAGATGCCATCTTCGATGAAATACGG GATAACATCAGAAGTATCCGCCTTGTTAGAGACAAGGAAACTGACAAATTTAAAG GGTTTTGTTATGTTGAATTTGAAGATGCTGCATCACTTAAAGAAGCATTGAATTATGATGGTGCA CAACTAGGAGATCAGAGAAGGACTTTAAGAGTTGATATAGCTGATGGACGACGAGAAGGTGGCCGTGGTGGTGGCAGAGGTGGAGGAAGAGGCCGAG GGGGGTATGGTGATAGAGATGGAAAATATGGAG GTGGTAATTATAACTGGGGTAACAGAGGAGGAGGTGATAATTGGAACAGCAGCGGTGGAGGAAACTGGGGTGGCAGAGAAGACAGCTGGGGTGGAAGGGATGAAGGTAgcagaagaggaggaagatATGGAGGCAGTGCTGGTGGGGGCAACAGAGGTGGGTATGGAGGAGAGAGAAGAGGTCCACCACGACATGAGGAGTTTAGAGAGCCATCTGCAG AGGAACTTGCAAGCAGGCCAAGATTAAAACTCAAACCACGGACAGTAAAAGATCCAGTCAATGAAGTTGCCTCCAGCATACAACAAATGACAATATTTGGTGGGGCAAAACCCCGGGATGAAAAAGTTGTGAAACCGAAAGAAGGTGGCAATGAAGGTGACCAATCATGA
- the LOC141894473 gene encoding eukaryotic translation initiation factor 4H-like isoform X4 yields MADDFESRKSSGWSGGFYDNFGDPPRDYGGSYGGGRRRGGGDRGDRGYRDHRDRNTKPFPTEPPFTAFVGGLPPETVQGDLDAIFDEIRDNIRSIRLVRDKETDKFKGFCYVEFEDAASLKEALNYDGAQLGDQRRTLRVDIADGRREGGRGGGRGGGRGRGSHSQGGNYNWGNRGGGDNWNSSGGGNWGGREDSWGGRDEGSRRGGRYGGSAGGGNRGGYGGERRGPPRHEEFREPSAEELASRPRLKLKPRTVKDPVNEVASSIQQMTIFGGAKPRDEKVVKPKEGGNEGDQS; encoded by the exons ATGGCGGACGACTTTGAATCAAGGAAGAGTAGTGGATGGTCTGGAGGATTTTACGACAATTTCGGCGATCCTCCAAG GGATTACGGTGGGTCATATGGTGGAGGAAGACGGCGTGGTGGTGGTGATCGCGGCGATCGAGGGTATCGCGATCATCGCGATCGCAATACAAAACCCTTCCCAACAGAACCACCCTTTACTGCTTTTGTGGGAGGACTACCACCGGAGACAGTCCAGGGAGACTTAGATGCCATCTTCGATGAAATACGG GATAACATCAGAAGTATCCGCCTTGTTAGAGACAAGGAAACTGACAAATTTAAAG GGTTTTGTTATGTTGAATTTGAAGATGCTGCATCACTTAAAGAAGCATTGAATTATGATGGTGCA CAACTAGGAGATCAGAGAAGGACTTTAAGAGTTGATATAGCTGATGGACGACGAGAAGGTGGCCGTGGTGGTGGCAGAGGTGGAGGAAGAGGCCGAGGTAGTCATTCTCAAG GTGGTAATTATAACTGGGGTAACAGAGGAGGAGGTGATAATTGGAACAGCAGCGGTGGAGGAAACTGGGGTGGCAGAGAAGACAGCTGGGGTGGAAGGGATGAAGGTAgcagaagaggaggaagatATGGAGGCAGTGCTGGTGGGGGCAACAGAGGTGGGTATGGAGGAGAGAGAAGAGGTCCACCACGACATGAGGAGTTTAGAGAGCCATCTGCAG AGGAACTTGCAAGCAGGCCAAGATTAAAACTCAAACCACGGACAGTAAAAGATCCAGTCAATGAAGTTGCCTCCAGCATACAACAAATGACAATATTTGGTGGGGCAAAACCCCGGGATGAAAAAGTTGTGAAACCGAAAGAAGGTGGCAATGAAGGTGACCAATCATGA
- the LOC141894138 gene encoding LON peptidase N-terminal domain and RING finger protein 1-like isoform X1 — protein sequence MAKLLEAGGISKNSDIQSFVKSLMEQGECFARSGRLDLSFRSFSNAFRLGEVPKECISSLVEACLEFQRTKLSREKREERSSVGDLGESEVFSCLLCNCVFMKPVTLSCGHTFCEVCLSEEKSFNGFVECCKCGNAVADNIAFSLNVLVMNAVQKWLPNEFQKQEKKLRGMNYFIMNDLKSAIDSFSGVLSKSSNDFHCLSWRSDAFLRLRQLELALRDIDQACRLHPRSAKSFYRKAVILAKFAEKEGILSTRHEESVIALLRCYSLVPNSHRYRQEFTESLHQLLRPKFTNISRTMSVLKQNHSGGSEFPHTPILSGLDLPHDNTSANCGKAKGPVSNKRIQKITDSKTFSTSSQNDKRGMEKAATSISNTGKSEIKKDVIHLTEVEDFECKLCYNLLFQPITTVCGHTFCRECLERSLDHKDECPCCRMKLSQYLAGSLKMEVTDVLQQVLMKHFPADYHERSKMFEEKINALSSSVGNGQNPQVPIFVCTLAFPKVPCPLHIFEPRYRLMLRRCMESGSKQFGMCVESEDPSKGFADYGTILNVQMVNFLPDGRSIVHTIGGRRFHVISRGMVDGYHTAAVEWVQDERVDDEEELKQLIQLNRMGHQLLQMWFSRMSAQQRQCITNAVGPVPAFDENLHLLNNGPDWVWWTLAALPLQNRAKLIILGMKSMGERLQSVIRFLQLMLSTKLD from the exons ATGGCTAAACTCTTGGAAGCAGGAGGAATTTCAAAGAACAGTGATATACAAAGTTTTGTTAAGTCACTTATGGAGCAAGGAGAGTGCTTTGCAAGGTCGGGGAGATTAGATTTGTCTTTTCGCTCCTTCTCTAATGCGTTTCGCCTCGGAGAAGTTCCGAAAGAGTGTATCTCCTCGTTGGTGGAGGCATGTTTAGAGTTTCAAAGAACTAAACTTAGCAGGGAGAAGAGAGAAGAACGTTCAAGTGTTGGCGATCTCGGTGAAAGTGAAGTATTCTCTTGTTTGTTATGTAACTGTGTCTTCATGAAGCCGGTTACCCTCTCTTGTGGTCACACATTTTGTGAAGTTTGTCTATCAGAAGAAAAGTCCTTTAATGGATTTGTTGAGTGCTGTAAATGTGGAAATGCTGTGGCCGATAATATAGCGTTTTCTCTTAATGTACTTGTTATGAATGCCGTCCAGAAATGGCTGCCAAACGAATTCCAGAAACAGGAGAAAAAACTCCGAGGAATGAACTATTTTATTATGAACGACTTAAAATCAGCAATCGATTCTTTCTCTGGAGTCCTGTCTAAATCTTCTAACGACTTCCATTGTCTCAGTTGGCGATCTGATGCGTTTTTGCGATTGAGACAATTAGAATTGGCTCTTCGAGATATTGATCAAGCCTGCCGGCTGCATCCTCGTTCAGCGAAATCTTTTTACCGTAAGGCAGTTATTTTGGCTAAGTTTGCCGAAAAAGAAGGAATTCTTTCAACCAGACACGAGGAGAGTGTTATAGCATTACTTCGCTGTTATTCGTTGGTTCCCAATAGTCATCGATATCGCCAGGAGTTTACGGAAAGCTTACATCAGCTGTTGCGTCCAAAATTCACAAACATAAGCAGAACTATGTcagttttgaaacaaaaccaCAGCGGAGGAAGTGAGTTCCCACATACACCAATTTTATCAGGGTTGGATTTACCTCACGATAACACATCAGCCAATTGCGGCAAGGCGAAAGGACCTGTCTCAAATAAGCGAATCCAAAAGATAACTGATTCCAAAACTTTCTCTACATCGTCTCAGAATGATAAAAGGGGTATGGAAAAAGCTGCAACAAGTATATCCAACACCGGCAAAAGCGAAATTAAGAAGGATGTCATTCACCTGACAGAAGTGGAAGATTTCGAATGTAAACTTTGCTACAATTTACTTTTCCAACCGATCACGACTGTTTGCGGGCACACATTTTGCCGAGAATGTCTGGAGCGGTCATTGGATCACAAAGACGAGTGTCCTTGTTGCAGAATGAAGCTGAGCCAGTATCTCGCGGGGTCCCTTAAAATGGAAGTCACAGACGTCTTGCAACAAGTGTTGATGAAGCATTTCCCTGCCGATTATCACGAAAGATCGAAAAtgtttgaggaaaaaataaacgCTCTTTCAAG tagTGTGGGAAATGGACAAAATCCACAAGTGcctatttttgtgtgtacatTGGCTTTTCCGAAAGTTCCATGTCCTCTTCACATTTTTGAGCCTCGTTACCGTTTGATGTTACGAAGATGTATGGAGTCAGGTTCAAAGCAGTTTGGTATGTGTGTAGAAAGTGAAGATCCTTCAAAGGGCTTTGCTGACTATGGCACAATATTGAATGTACAAATGGTGAATTTCCTTCCCGATGGGCGCTCCATTGTGCACACAATAGGCGGCCGAAGATTCCATGTTATTTCAAGGGGGATGGTAGATGGCTACCACACCGCAGCTGTTGAGTGGGTGCAAGATGAGCGTGTCGATGATGAAGAAGAACTGAAACAGTTGATTCAACTCAACAGAATGGGACATCAACTACTACAGATGTGGTTTAGTAGAATGAGTGCACAGCAGCGTCAGTGTATCACAAATGCTGTGGGACCTGTGCCAGCTTTTGATGAGAATCTTCATTTGTTAAACAATGGCCCTGATTGGGTGTGGTGGACTCTTGCGGCCCTTCCACTTCAAAACAGAGCCAAGTTGATCATATTAGGAATGAAGTCCATGGGGGAACGTTTGCAGAGTGTCATTAGATTCTTACAGTTGATGCTCTCGACCAAACTGGACTAA
- the LOC141894473 gene encoding eukaryotic translation initiation factor 4H-like isoform X2, whose amino-acid sequence MADDFESRKSSGWSGGFYDNFGDPPRDYGGSYGGGRRRGGGDRGDRGYRDHRDRNTKPFPTEPPFTAFVGGLPPETVQGDLDAIFDEIRDNIRSIRLVRDKETDKFKGFCYVEFEDAASLKEALNYDGAQLGDQRRTLRVDIADGRREGGRGGGRGGGRGRGSHSQGGYGDRDGKYGGGNYNWGNRGGGDNWNSSGGGNWGGREDSWGGRDEGSRRGGRYGGSAGGGNRGGYGGERRGPPRHEEFREPSAEELASRPRLKLKPRTVKDPVNEVASSIQQMTIFGGAKPRDEKVVKPKEGGNEGEI is encoded by the exons ATGGCGGACGACTTTGAATCAAGGAAGAGTAGTGGATGGTCTGGAGGATTTTACGACAATTTCGGCGATCCTCCAAG GGATTACGGTGGGTCATATGGTGGAGGAAGACGGCGTGGTGGTGGTGATCGCGGCGATCGAGGGTATCGCGATCATCGCGATCGCAATACAAAACCCTTCCCAACAGAACCACCCTTTACTGCTTTTGTGGGAGGACTACCACCGGAGACAGTCCAGGGAGACTTAGATGCCATCTTCGATGAAATACGG GATAACATCAGAAGTATCCGCCTTGTTAGAGACAAGGAAACTGACAAATTTAAAG GGTTTTGTTATGTTGAATTTGAAGATGCTGCATCACTTAAAGAAGCATTGAATTATGATGGTGCA CAACTAGGAGATCAGAGAAGGACTTTAAGAGTTGATATAGCTGATGGACGACGAGAAGGTGGCCGTGGTGGTGGCAGAGGTGGAGGAAGAGGCCGAGGTAGTCATTCTCAAG GGGGGTATGGTGATAGAGATGGAAAATATGGAG GTGGTAATTATAACTGGGGTAACAGAGGAGGAGGTGATAATTGGAACAGCAGCGGTGGAGGAAACTGGGGTGGCAGAGAAGACAGCTGGGGTGGAAGGGATGAAGGTAgcagaagaggaggaagatATGGAGGCAGTGCTGGTGGGGGCAACAGAGGTGGGTATGGAGGAGAGAGAAGAGGTCCACCACGACATGAGGAGTTTAGAGAGCCATCTGCAG AGGAACTTGCAAGCAGGCCAAGATTAAAACTCAAACCACGGACAGTAAAAGATCCAGTCAATGAAGTTGCCTCCAGCATACAACAAATGACAATATTTGGTGGGGCAAAACCCCGGGATGAAAAAGTTGTGAAACCGAAAGAAGGTGGCAATGAAG GTGAAATATAG